The proteins below are encoded in one region of Mesotoga sp. Brook.08.105.5.1:
- a CDS encoding MMPL family transporter has protein sequence MRKAVSFALLAAVVIILLSGINGLSFDPSPAAFLSHDDPELAAFNRIAEVFGDTGSIMVILNASETPLELLKRISDEIKSLDWVNSVLSATEAMKLGRFNLFTLRIPTEDYVYLEDGKLVLNEDLLTDPIYSNLLISSDGSYYGILITIADGNELSSDTLVPELRSKLDSLDVKGYRLIGESVANTETFRSIIDLTFKYPPFILLAILMVYVIKFRKVSLALLTLVPPLASVMAIVGVMGIMKLSINSLTVMIPSFIVIIGSAYGMHFLSRFEENIHLKNAVSRTVHEERVPVLLSALTTMAGFSSYILLDLKAFQEMGIFVCSGIFLSAVFTIVVLPGLVPSRETVNPQRASPPRDVNRLAKKVVVWAVIVGSIASPFLIMTIPMTIDQYNFFKENSEIRRSANTMKEAFGWLTNYSLMVTPKEGDSIALTTDHVESLEAFEAELKRLDGVSKVMSLLDLSRETGVPLTLMVRALNSSDVFGDSTTLLVSDNAIRFNLFSPESDSRSAEKLKLAVEELIMSYPELDDNFRFNLAGTTLIWKSVNSSVVNNQIQSLIVSFGLIMLLLFTIFKSLKSTIIATIPILLTTLFNFAFMALFRIPLSISTALISGMLMGLVIDYSIHFTIWFRRFGDSRRAYQQTANAILANGLSLVAGFSVLLLSPLLLYVDVAKLMVSGLVVGMVLTLILLPEIASRSKKFSDRAKASD, from the coding sequence ATGAGAAAAGCTGTCTCCTTCGCATTATTAGCTGCCGTAGTAATAATTCTATTGTCGGGAATCAACGGTCTCAGCTTCGATCCCTCGCCCGCAGCATTTCTGAGCCATGATGATCCTGAACTGGCAGCGTTCAACCGAATCGCGGAGGTTTTTGGAGACACTGGATCGATCATGGTGATTCTTAATGCATCGGAAACTCCACTCGAGCTTCTGAAAAGAATATCAGATGAGATAAAGTCTCTTGACTGGGTCAACTCGGTGTTGTCAGCCACTGAAGCGATGAAGCTGGGAAGGTTCAATCTTTTCACTTTGAGAATTCCAACTGAGGACTACGTGTACTTGGAAGATGGGAAATTGGTGCTGAATGAAGATCTGCTGACAGATCCGATATACAGTAACCTGCTGATATCTTCTGACGGCAGCTATTACGGCATACTGATTACAATCGCAGACGGAAATGAGTTGAGCAGCGACACACTTGTCCCTGAACTTCGATCGAAACTCGATTCTCTCGATGTAAAGGGCTATAGACTAATTGGAGAGAGCGTTGCCAACACAGAGACATTCAGATCAATAATCGATCTTACCTTCAAGTATCCACCTTTCATTCTACTTGCAATTCTCATGGTCTACGTAATCAAGTTCAGAAAGGTCTCGCTTGCTTTGCTTACACTGGTTCCTCCTCTAGCCTCCGTAATGGCGATAGTTGGAGTAATGGGTATAATGAAGCTTTCGATCAACAGTTTGACCGTTATGATCCCTTCATTTATCGTCATTATTGGAAGTGCATACGGGATGCATTTCCTCTCAAGGTTTGAAGAAAACATTCATCTTAAGAATGCCGTCAGTCGGACAGTTCACGAGGAGAGAGTTCCTGTTCTTTTATCTGCTTTGACAACGATGGCAGGCTTTTCTTCATACATTCTGCTCGACTTGAAGGCCTTTCAGGAGATGGGTATATTCGTCTGTTCAGGAATCTTCCTCTCTGCGGTTTTCACAATTGTCGTGCTCCCGGGACTTGTGCCTTCAAGAGAAACTGTGAATCCGCAACGTGCATCACCTCCAAGAGACGTAAATCGTCTTGCGAAAAAGGTAGTTGTCTGGGCCGTTATAGTGGGCAGTATCGCCTCTCCTTTTCTGATCATGACAATTCCAATGACTATTGACCAGTATAATTTCTTCAAAGAGAATTCGGAGATTAGAAGAAGCGCAAACACCATGAAAGAGGCTTTCGGTTGGCTGACAAATTATTCGCTGATGGTTACACCAAAAGAAGGGGATAGCATTGCATTAACGACAGATCATGTAGAGAGTTTGGAAGCGTTCGAAGCGGAGCTAAAGAGACTTGATGGAGTTTCGAAGGTCATGAGTCTACTCGATCTGTCAAGAGAGACGGGTGTTCCGTTGACGCTTATGGTGAGAGCACTGAACTCAAGTGATGTTTTCGGTGACTCTACAACACTTCTTGTGAGCGACAATGCTATACGATTCAATCTGTTCTCTCCGGAGAGCGACAGTCGAAGCGCCGAAAAACTGAAGTTGGCCGTCGAAGAACTAATAATGAGCTATCCGGAACTGGATGACAATTTCAGGTTCAATCTGGCTGGAACTACGCTTATATGGAAGAGCGTGAACTCCTCTGTTGTTAACAATCAGATTCAGAGCTTGATAGTATCGTTTGGGCTTATCATGCTCCTCCTATTCACGATATTCAAAAGTTTGAAGTCGACAATCATCGCCACGATACCTATTCTCCTTACAACTCTTTTCAACTTCGCTTTTATGGCGCTTTTCAGGATCCCGTTGAGCATTTCTACAGCGCTCATTTCGGGAATGTTGATGGGACTGGTAATCGATTATTCGATTCACTTCACTATCTGGTTCAGGAGGTTCGGCGATTCACGTAGGGCATATCAACAGACCGCAAATGCAATTCTTGCAAACGGGCTCAGTCTTGTTGCTGGCTTTTCAGTTCTTCTGCTTTCACCTCTCTTGTTGTACGTTGATGTGGCGAAGTTGATGGTTAGCGGACTTGTTGTGGGAATGGTTCTTACTCTAATACTTCTGCCAGAGATCGCATCTAGAAGTAAGAAGTTTTCTGATAGGGCAAAAGCCTCTGACTGA
- a CDS encoding ABC transporter ATP-binding protein, giving the protein MIDCKKLTKAFDKSPVVDEIDLLVNSGEIYGFLGPNGAGKTTTIRMLTGTLRPTSGEIKILGMNYSNNELQIKSKIGVVPEEPRIYSYFTGAEFLEFIMDVFPDKRQEAKKRVGELCEAFGIDYLGKMISEMSHGMKQKIMVISVLMRRPEVIFLDEPTVGLDARSAKILKMLLEKYKGEGSTIFMTTHVLEIAEKMCDRIGIINKGKLISEGTMDELRKRAGADNKETLENLFLQLTGENEDIQEIVGAL; this is encoded by the coding sequence ATGATTGACTGTAAAAAACTTACGAAAGCATTCGATAAGAGCCCCGTAGTAGACGAGATAGATCTGCTGGTGAACTCTGGCGAGATATATGGCTTTCTGGGACCAAACGGAGCTGGAAAGACAACAACGATTAGAATGCTTACCGGTACGCTTAGACCTACTTCTGGAGAGATAAAAATCCTCGGCATGAACTACTCGAATAATGAGCTTCAGATAAAGAGCAAGATCGGTGTTGTCCCTGAAGAACCAAGAATCTATTCCTACTTTACAGGAGCGGAGTTCCTTGAGTTCATTATGGATGTCTTTCCCGATAAGAGACAAGAAGCGAAGAAGAGAGTCGGCGAACTATGTGAAGCGTTTGGAATAGATTATCTGGGGAAGATGATATCTGAGATGTCTCACGGTATGAAACAGAAGATAATGGTTATCTCTGTTCTGATGAGGAGACCAGAAGTCATCTTTTTGGATGAGCCGACCGTAGGTCTCGATGCAAGAAGCGCGAAGATACTTAAGATGCTTCTTGAGAAGTATAAGGGCGAAGGCTCTACCATTTTCATGACCACACACGTGCTGGAGATAGCGGAAAAGATGTGCGACCGTATAGGCATAATCAACAAGGGGAAGCTTATTTCCGAGGGCACGATGGATGAGCTAAGAAAGAGAGCAGGAGCCGACAACAAAGAGACTCTAGAGAACCTCTTCCTGCAGCTTACTGGCGAGAACGAAGACATCCAGGAAATTGTAGGCGCATTGTGA
- a CDS encoding 2'-5' RNA ligase family protein has protein sequence MNRFVRELWDELKTDFGLRSVMLNPFPHISYCIFEETTVTSDSMLEEIAAVMGAFPAKTEYLGIFTGERPVIFIGVAKSPSLASLHKSLCKVLCEAVDSKAAVYSETRWIPHITLAYGDDINRSNIGPVMERLAFRDFHHEFVIDNLAVLEEIPEKGIVVSKSFRLTCS, from the coding sequence CTGAATCGGTTTGTCAGAGAGCTGTGGGATGAATTGAAAACAGACTTCGGATTACGTTCGGTTATGCTCAATCCATTTCCACACATTAGCTATTGCATTTTCGAAGAGACGACTGTCACTTCAGATTCCATGCTTGAAGAGATTGCGGCCGTTATGGGTGCCTTCCCGGCAAAGACAGAATATCTTGGTATTTTCACTGGTGAGAGACCGGTTATTTTCATTGGAGTAGCTAAAAGTCCTAGTTTGGCTTCTCTTCATAAATCGCTATGTAAAGTCCTTTGTGAAGCGGTAGACAGCAAAGCAGCCGTTTACAGCGAGACTCGCTGGATTCCTCATATAACACTTGCCTATGGAGATGATATTAATCGAAGCAACATAGGTCCTGTGATGGAGAGACTTGCATTCAGGGACTTCCATCATGAGTTTGTAATTGACAATCTGGCAGTTCTTGAAGAGATTCCAGAGAAGGGAATTGTTGTCAGTAAGAGCTTCAGACTCACCTGTTCCTGA
- a CDS encoding phospholipase, with protein sequence MKKVMMILILLLAVFGFSWSGHDALTYLIVSQYEEVFDKYVEITPYTYADVDTREYNPAIEGFYDYLGESYLPEEDLDLYSAVFPNPRPVDNLAPLWQILSVYSYEPDLGMDKGLELKGIETLLGDSQGLRHMEYRMLFFVRVGEVTDVVQYFSDLAEIAYSRGDHYWAYRFMGRAMHYLEDVGQPFHTFPAPFFELLKLPFNMDKWLAIFANYHFAYDFYGGYLIWGQYEPLLMALEEVPARIVKNPKQAAVDLRKYSREKLNPVYYELKHVMGNELEKPQAVWLGKEYFDDLHEAGKTSKLDNLSVEILRETASYVKGYINYMLNRFAAIDSES encoded by the coding sequence GTGAAAAAGGTGATGATGATTCTAATACTGCTATTAGCCGTGTTCGGATTTTCATGGTCGGGGCACGATGCTCTAACGTATTTGATTGTATCCCAGTATGAGGAGGTTTTTGACAAGTACGTTGAGATAACCCCGTACACATACGCCGATGTTGACACTCGTGAATACAATCCGGCCATAGAGGGTTTCTACGATTATCTCGGCGAGAGCTATCTGCCGGAAGAAGATCTCGACCTATACAGCGCAGTCTTCCCAAACCCCAGACCTGTTGACAATTTGGCACCCCTGTGGCAGATCCTTTCGGTCTATTCTTACGAGCCCGATCTAGGCATGGATAAGGGGCTCGAACTAAAGGGAATAGAGACGCTCCTCGGAGACAGCCAGGGATTAAGACACATGGAATACAGAATGCTCTTCTTCGTTAGAGTCGGAGAAGTGACTGACGTCGTTCAGTACTTCAGCGATCTGGCCGAGATCGCTTATTCCAGAGGAGACCATTATTGGGCATACCGCTTCATGGGTAGAGCAATGCACTATCTTGAAGATGTCGGCCAGCCTTTTCATACATTCCCCGCGCCGTTTTTCGAACTGCTGAAGCTTCCTTTCAACATGGACAAGTGGCTCGCCATCTTTGCGAATTATCACTTCGCATACGACTTCTACGGTGGTTATTTGATTTGGGGACAATACGAGCCCCTGCTAATGGCGCTCGAAGAGGTTCCTGCCAGAATCGTCAAGAATCCGAAGCAGGCCGCGGTAGATTTGCGGAAGTACTCCAGAGAGAAACTCAATCCAGTATACTATGAACTCAAACATGTTATGGGAAATGAACTTGAGAAACCTCAGGCAGTCTGGCTAGGCAAAGAGTATTTCGATGATCTTCACGAAGCAGGCAAGACATCGAAATTAGACAACCTCTCCGTTGAGATTCTCAGAGAGACTGCTTCTTATGTAAAGGGATACATAAACTATATGCTGAACAGATTCGCGGCAATAGACTCCGAATCATGA
- a CDS encoding HD domain-containing phosphohydrolase has translation MIDLTKPVVSHTGVFMKNWLIAVSLASVATLFWAVIGFAVTEVRYSEVESQIANSARMIAENTAKTTLIGHFHRDSFYEAVMLNDNDFTNHYLMGMLASNMHIKGVAVFYNDEVFASAGEKFEIAVTPTVEGGDYSEIFSVGNDLFAISAFTNNAGSESSKDGYVILKLDLEGILSLLTTEGYSLNSEKGSLLLAGVSVSLERRWLPANYAAIAFVFLLTFAFTATIQRMAGKKFLFRRNREMSLLLEKIPTLIWCFRDQETFGIVNESFAKFFGRHPEEIDGKNVFEILTEHEAIECVESNKEVFARKEKLAFEQNSENSIGELRILEITKTPDIDEFGNIKSVVCSANDVTEERKALSKIKLIQFGLDNSNDEAYWIAPDGTILYANSAACKNLGYTKDEISGLKVNDLDKSMEAMDRRVSWERLKSKGRDTFEAYHVRKDGSVFPVEINRNYFRYDESEYEFTFARDISERMRNLEILERDRFRIERLHDAALNLERCGTLQDVYDSVIEAANEILEFDICFICVNEEDNLVIKASSNLNPRDPIVMPKDVGIVGKTFREKKPYIIDDIQEFPGTLKSNDIYRAGLSVPIGDVGVFQAMSANRSKFGQQELRLTELLMSHVREAIVRIETEKRMNYMSLHDGLTDLYNRFYFEEELIRLEGSRFYPISIVSADVDGLKLINDTMGHARGDQILLEFSRILRSCFRKNDVIARFGGDEFAVILIRTDEATTEKIASRVREIVGKFNRDHIGPPLSVSMGIATSKGQEQSLVETLRHADDLMYRDKLYRSSSVRSQMVNTLLVTLAEKDQISGGHAKRLQRMCLELGRRAGLSSRQLSDLALFAQVHDLGKVGIPDRILFKPGPLDDDEWKVMRLHPEKGYRIAVSSPDLSSVADLILRHHERWDGEGYPLGIKGDKIPVECRILSIVDAFDAMTNDRPYSKARNRQEAIDEIKRCSGTQFDPELVIKFREMIEIESF, from the coding sequence ATGATAGACTTGACAAAACCAGTCGTTTCTCATACAGGAGTATTTATGAAGAATTGGCTTATAGCTGTCTCTCTTGCTTCAGTAGCAACGCTTTTCTGGGCCGTTATAGGTTTTGCGGTGACAGAAGTCAGGTATTCTGAAGTTGAAAGTCAAATTGCCAACTCAGCAAGAATGATCGCGGAAAACACTGCAAAGACCACATTAATCGGCCACTTTCATCGTGATTCGTTTTATGAAGCTGTTATGCTGAATGACAACGATTTCACCAATCACTACCTAATGGGGATGCTGGCCAGTAATATGCATATCAAAGGTGTTGCTGTTTTTTATAATGATGAGGTTTTTGCGTCTGCTGGTGAGAAGTTTGAAATTGCCGTCACGCCTACTGTTGAAGGAGGAGACTACTCGGAGATCTTCTCAGTGGGCAACGATCTTTTTGCAATTTCTGCCTTCACCAACAACGCTGGTTCAGAGAGCTCAAAGGATGGGTATGTCATTCTGAAGCTAGATCTCGAGGGAATTCTGAGTCTGCTTACAACAGAAGGATACAGCTTGAACAGCGAGAAGGGGAGTCTGCTATTAGCAGGAGTCTCAGTTTCTCTTGAGCGCAGATGGCTACCGGCTAACTATGCCGCAATCGCTTTCGTCTTTCTTCTGACATTCGCCTTCACCGCTACTATACAGCGAATGGCTGGCAAGAAGTTTCTTTTCAGAAGGAACAGAGAAATGTCTCTGCTTCTGGAAAAGATTCCGACACTGATCTGGTGCTTCAGAGATCAGGAGACTTTCGGAATCGTCAATGAGTCGTTTGCAAAGTTTTTTGGCAGGCACCCGGAGGAAATTGATGGGAAGAATGTCTTTGAGATTCTCACGGAACATGAGGCAATAGAATGTGTTGAGAGCAACAAGGAAGTTTTCGCTCGAAAAGAGAAACTTGCTTTTGAGCAGAATTCAGAGAACTCGATTGGAGAGCTAAGAATCCTGGAGATTACGAAGACGCCGGATATCGACGAGTTCGGAAATATTAAATCCGTGGTTTGTTCTGCAAACGATGTCACAGAGGAAAGAAAGGCTCTTAGCAAGATCAAGCTCATCCAATTTGGGCTGGATAACTCGAACGATGAGGCCTACTGGATTGCACCTGACGGCACGATACTGTATGCAAACAGCGCAGCCTGTAAGAATCTTGGATACACAAAGGATGAGATTTCCGGACTGAAGGTAAATGATCTCGATAAATCGATGGAGGCAATGGATAGAAGAGTAAGCTGGGAAAGGCTTAAGTCGAAAGGAAGGGATACATTTGAAGCCTATCATGTGAGAAAGGACGGCTCTGTCTTTCCCGTCGAGATTAACAGGAATTATTTCAGGTACGATGAAAGCGAATACGAATTTACTTTTGCCCGAGATATATCTGAACGCATGAGAAATCTGGAGATTCTTGAGAGAGATAGGTTCAGAATAGAACGGCTTCACGATGCAGCTCTCAATCTGGAAAGATGCGGAACCCTCCAGGATGTATATGACTCTGTGATTGAAGCAGCTAATGAGATCCTTGAATTTGATATATGCTTCATCTGTGTCAACGAAGAGGATAATCTAGTAATCAAGGCATCTTCCAACCTAAATCCGCGAGACCCAATTGTAATGCCGAAAGATGTTGGAATTGTCGGGAAGACTTTCAGAGAGAAGAAGCCTTACATAATCGATGATATCCAGGAGTTCCCCGGCACTCTCAAATCAAACGACATCTACCGTGCTGGCCTAAGCGTTCCGATTGGAGATGTTGGAGTCTTTCAGGCGATGTCCGCGAATAGGTCGAAGTTTGGCCAACAGGAGCTAAGACTGACTGAACTTCTTATGTCTCACGTCCGCGAAGCGATCGTGAGAATCGAGACCGAGAAGCGTATGAATTACATGTCTCTTCATGACGGGCTTACTGATTTGTACAACAGGTTCTATTTCGAGGAAGAACTCATCAGGTTGGAAGGATCGAGATTCTATCCTATTTCAATCGTTTCGGCCGATGTCGACGGTCTGAAGCTAATTAACGATACGATGGGCCATGCAAGAGGAGATCAGATACTTTTGGAGTTTTCGAGAATTCTGAGATCCTGTTTCAGAAAGAATGATGTTATTGCAAGGTTTGGTGGAGACGAATTTGCAGTTATTCTCATACGAACGGATGAAGCTACTACCGAGAAGATCGCGTCGAGAGTCAGGGAGATTGTCGGTAAATTCAACAGAGATCACATCGGACCTCCTCTGAGTGTTTCCATGGGAATCGCTACCAGTAAGGGACAGGAACAATCTCTTGTCGAGACTCTGAGGCATGCAGATGACCTGATGTATCGTGACAAACTTTACAGGAGCTCCAGCGTCAGAAGCCAGATGGTGAACACGCTGCTAGTTACTCTTGCCGAAAAGGATCAAATCTCTGGCGGTCATGCGAAGAGACTGCAGAGGATGTGCCTAGAACTGGGAAGAAGAGCAGGACTGAGTTCTCGGCAACTCAGCGACCTAGCGCTTTTTGCTCAGGTTCACGATCTAGGAAAGGTTGGAATTCCAGATAGAATACTATTCAAACCAGGCCCACTAGATGATGATGAATGGAAAGTGATGAGACTTCACCCAGAAAAGGGATACAGGATCGCCGTGTCATCTCCAGACCTCTCTTCAGTCGCAGATCTAATTCTCAGGCATCATGAAAGATGGGATGGTGAGGGCTATCCTCTGGGTATCAAGGGCGATAAGATCCCCGTTGAATGCAGAATTCTTTCTATTGTAGATGCCTTTGATGCAATGACAAATGACAGACCATACAGCAAAGCCAGGAACAGGCAGGAAGCAATTGACGAAATAAAGAGATGTTCCGGTACTCAATTTGACCCCGAACTGGTGATTAAGTTTAGGGAAATGATAGAGATAGAGTCTTTCTAG
- a CDS encoding ATP-binding protein: MKRIGWKEIDLKIPLPKNVKSTECLSELEEFIGQERAIRALETGLHINAKGYNVFVSGSNNTGRRTFVSRYLKKKVEGTKTPGDWIYVYNFDEQRSPNSIPLEAGAGKVFQKEMNEFVEIAINSISESFQSEDYQQKVTSIQNEQSEKRSSMLKELLEKAKEKDFTVQINQTGVATIPLWNGKPLTQEVYEALPEEYQKQLTKKGEEVRELVNSYLLRLSKMEKEYGEKYKELNRNVASFAVEGHIKEMKDKFSKNKEVVDFIESMKEDLLDNLGVFFSQEIDSKAFFGKRYAVNLFVDNSGIEGKPVVEVTNPNYSSLFGRIEYVAKMGMLDTDHTMIRPGAIHNSNGGYLVLDAKSVLSEPYVWQTLKQVLFSGLEGIENLEHKIGLLSTVSLKPEPIPLDIKIIMIGEPWIYSMLSTLDTDFKKLFKIKAEFDWEMALEKDTIGKLCGLTCNIVRENTLKPLERDGIKEVIKRAIFLSGSRKKVSTQFGTLEQLLLESSAMADMKKHDMIEAEDVSTAWEEMHTRVSLYQDKIKEMFKNSTLMVQTDGELVGEINGLTVVQTEDLSFGIPVKITAKAGPGNSGIVDIQKESELSGSIHNKASLTIQGYMSSRYAQQFPLSLNGSISFEQVYSTVEGDSASVAETVAFLSAIADVPIKQSIAVTGSINQSGRVQPVGGVQYKIQGFYDLCKIKGFTGQQGVVVPQANSDNVVLPDEIINAIKEGRFNIWTVETVDEAIEVLTGMKSGKLGKSGEYSPGSFNQRVIEKLMKYYEIASQSKK, from the coding sequence ATGAAAAGAATTGGCTGGAAGGAGATAGATTTGAAAATTCCACTGCCGAAGAATGTAAAGTCAACTGAATGTTTAAGTGAACTAGAGGAGTTCATCGGACAGGAGAGAGCCATAAGAGCTTTGGAGACAGGGCTTCATATAAACGCAAAGGGATACAATGTTTTTGTTTCCGGCAGTAACAACACCGGAAGAAGGACATTTGTCAGTCGTTATCTGAAGAAGAAGGTCGAAGGAACAAAGACTCCGGGCGACTGGATATATGTCTACAACTTTGATGAACAAAGGTCGCCAAATTCAATTCCACTTGAAGCGGGCGCTGGGAAGGTATTTCAGAAAGAGATGAACGAGTTTGTTGAGATAGCTATCAACTCGATCAGCGAGAGCTTTCAGAGTGAGGACTACCAGCAGAAGGTAACTTCGATCCAGAATGAGCAATCGGAAAAGCGTTCAAGTATGCTGAAGGAATTGTTAGAAAAGGCGAAAGAAAAGGATTTCACTGTTCAAATAAACCAGACAGGAGTTGCAACGATTCCTCTCTGGAACGGTAAACCGCTTACCCAGGAAGTGTACGAAGCCTTACCGGAGGAATACCAGAAGCAGCTTACCAAGAAAGGCGAGGAAGTCCGTGAATTAGTCAACTCGTATCTTCTTAGATTGAGCAAGATGGAAAAGGAGTATGGTGAGAAGTACAAGGAATTGAATCGAAACGTGGCTTCTTTCGCAGTTGAAGGTCACATAAAGGAGATGAAAGACAAGTTTAGCAAGAACAAAGAGGTCGTTGATTTTATAGAGAGCATGAAGGAAGACTTGCTTGACAATCTGGGAGTATTCTTCAGCCAGGAGATCGACTCCAAAGCTTTCTTCGGCAAGAGATATGCGGTCAATCTGTTTGTCGACAACTCGGGAATAGAGGGGAAACCCGTTGTGGAGGTAACAAACCCCAATTACTCCTCCCTTTTCGGAAGAATAGAGTATGTAGCAAAGATGGGAATGCTTGATACCGACCACACCATGATAAGGCCAGGCGCAATACATAACTCGAACGGCGGGTATCTTGTCCTTGATGCCAAGAGCGTACTGAGCGAACCCTACGTCTGGCAGACTCTGAAGCAGGTACTCTTTTCCGGTCTCGAAGGAATTGAGAATCTAGAACACAAGATCGGTCTCTTATCGACTGTTAGTCTGAAGCCTGAGCCAATTCCGCTGGATATAAAGATAATCATGATAGGCGAGCCGTGGATATACAGCATGTTAAGTACGCTCGATACGGATTTCAAGAAGCTCTTCAAGATTAAAGCCGAGTTTGATTGGGAAATGGCGTTGGAGAAGGACACGATTGGCAAGCTCTGTGGGCTAACCTGCAATATTGTGAGGGAGAATACTTTGAAGCCGCTTGAAAGGGACGGAATCAAAGAAGTGATAAAGAGAGCGATATTCCTTTCGGGAAGCAGGAAGAAAGTCTCGACTCAGTTTGGTACCCTTGAACAGCTCCTCCTGGAGAGCTCGGCCATGGCGGATATGAAGAAGCACGATATGATAGAGGCTGAGGATGTATCGACCGCTTGGGAAGAGATGCATACAAGGGTCTCCCTCTATCAGGACAAGATAAAGGAAATGTTCAAGAACTCGACATTGATGGTTCAGACAGATGGTGAGCTTGTTGGTGAGATAAACGGTTTGACAGTAGTCCAGACAGAGGATCTCTCTTTTGGAATACCGGTGAAAATAACTGCCAAAGCCGGTCCGGGCAACAGCGGTATAGTTGACATACAGAAAGAATCGGAACTAAGTGGAAGCATCCACAACAAAGCCAGCCTGACTATTCAGGGATACATGAGTTCGAGATATGCGCAGCAATTCCCGCTGAGTCTGAACGGTTCGATAAGTTTTGAGCAGGTCTATTCGACAGTTGAAGGGGATAGCGCTTCCGTGGCGGAGACAGTCGCTTTCCTGTCTGCAATTGCCGATGTACCGATTAAGCAGTCAATAGCAGTTACGGGCTCGATCAATCAAAGCGGAAGAGTCCAACCCGTAGGCGGAGTTCAGTACAAGATTCAGGGCTTCTATGATCTCTGCAAGATAAAGGGGTTTACCGGTCAACAGGGAGTGGTCGTGCCTCAGGCGAACTCTGACAATGTTGTTCTCCCTGACGAAATAATTAATGCCATTAAGGAAGGGAGATTCAACATATGGACCGTTGAGACCGTGGACGAGGCCATTGAGGTACTGACGGGCATGAAGTCGGGAAAGCTCGGGAAGAGCGGAGAGTACTCGCCTGGCAGCTTCAACCAGAGGGTAATAGAGAAGTTGATGAAGTACTATGAGATAGCTTCTCAATCGAAGAAATGA